The Pelodiscus sinensis isolate JC-2024 chromosome 30, ASM4963464v1, whole genome shotgun sequence genome has a window encoding:
- the LOC102447387 gene encoding olfactory receptor 6F1-like produces the protein MYVLTIAGNVAIIALVMVHPHLQMPMYFFLSNLAFLEIWYTTACVPKAITIFLGKSRTIPFVSCILQMYFIFALGSTEFFLLTVMAYDRYLAICYPLRYSAIMSNTKSAQLILGSWVSGFVIISCPTSLMAKMSFCGSNVIDHFFCSPDSLVILSCSDTSAFQFAVLIISIIVILGSCLITMVSYICIISTIVKIPSAQGRQKAFSTCSAHLIVVSLWYGSDIFLYIRYSTENSLEINKIVNILGIIVTPLLNPFIYTLRNKEVKKAFWKVFGGR, from the coding sequence ATGTACGTCCTGACAATCGCAGGAAACGTTGCCATAATAGCTCTAGTCATGGTCCATCCTCACCTCCAAAtgcccatgtactttttcctttcCAACCTCGCCTTCCTGGAGATCTGGTACACCACAGCCTGTGTCCCTAAAGCAATTACCATTTTCCTGGGGAAAAGCAGAACCATCCCCTTCGTTAGCTGCATCTTGCAGATGTACTTCATTTTCGCCCTTGGCAGTACGGAATTTTTCCTCTTGACTGTCATGGCGTATGACCGCTATCTGGCCATTTGCTATCCATTGCGCTATAGCGCCATCATGAGCAACACCAAGTctgctcagctgatcctgggctcctggGTCTCTGGTTTTGTGATCATATCTTGCCCAACTTCACTGATGGCCAAGATGTCCTTCTGTGGCTCTAATGTCATCGACCATTTCTTCTGCAGCCCCGATTCCTTGGTCATTCTCTCCTGTTCAGACACCTCGGCATTTCAATTCGCAGTTCTCATCATATCAATCATCGTCATCCTGGGATCGTGCTTGATAACCATGGTCTCCTACATTTGCATCATCTCCACCATCGTGAAGATCCCGTCAGCCCAAGGacggcaaaaggccttttccacatGCTCTGCTCATCTTATTGTAGTGAGTCTGTGGTACGGCTCCGATATCTTCCTATATATCAGGTATTCCACAGAAAACTCTTTGGAGATCAACAAGATTGTCAACATTTTGGGCATTATCGTAACTCCACTGTTAAACCCTTTCATCTACACACTGAGAAATAAAGAGGTGAAGAAGGCTTTCTGGAAGGTATTCGGTGGGAGATGA
- the LOC102455641 gene encoding olfactory receptor 6F1-like codes for MVYPHLQMPMYFFLSNLSFLEIWYTTACVPKAITIFLGKSRTIPFVSCILQMYFIFALGCTEFFLLTVMAYDRYLAICYPLRYSTIMSTTRSTQLALGSWVSGFLILSLPISLISNMSFCGSNVINHFYCSTDSLVILSCSDTSAFQLAALTIAIIVILGSFLITVVSYTCIISTIVRIPSAQGRQKAFSTCSAHLIVVIMWYGSNIFLYVRYSTENSMEINKIVNTLSIIITPLLNPFIYTLRNKEVKKAFWKAFSGT; via the coding sequence ATGGTCTATCCTCACCTCCAAAtgcccatgtactttttcctttcCAACCTCTCCTTCCTGGAGATCTGGTACACCACAGCCTGTGTCCCTAAAGCAATTACCATTTTCCTGGGGAAAAGCAGAACCATTCCCTTTGTTAGCTGCATCCTGCAGATGTACTTCATTTTCGCCCTGGGCTGCACAGAATTTTTCCTCTTGACTGTCATGGCGTATGACCGCTATCTGGCCATTTGCTACCCATTGCGCTATAGCACCATTATGAGCACCACCAGGTCCacgcagctggccctgggctcctggGTCTCTGGTTTTCTGATTCTTTCTTTGCCAATTTCACTAATATCTAATATGTCTTTCTGCGGCTCTAATGTCATCAACCATTTCTACTGCAGCACCGATTCCTTGGTCATTCTCTCCTGCTCAGACACCTCTGCATTTCAGTTGGCAGCTTTGACCATAGCAATCATCGTCATCCTGGGATCATTTTTGATAACCGTGGTCTCCTACACTTGCATCATCTCCACCATCGTGAGGATCCCGTCAGCCCAAGGccggcaaaaggccttttccacatGCTCTGCTCATCTTATTGTTGTGATTATGTGGTACGGCTCCAATATCTTTCTTTATGTCAGGTATTCCACAGAGAACTCTATGGAGATCAACAAGATTGTCAACACTTTGAGCATTATCATAACTCCATTGTTAAACCCTTTCATCTACACTCTGAGAAATAAAGAAGTGAAGAAGGCTTTTTGGAAGGCATTCAGTGGTACATGA
- the LOC102447632 gene encoding olfactory receptor 6F1-like has translation MYFFLSNLSFLEIWYTTACVPKAITIFLWKSRTIPYVGCILQMYFIFSLGCTEFFLLTAMAYDRYLAICYPLRYSTMMSSTKSAQLVLGSWVAGFVIISYPASLMIKMSFCGSNVIDHFFCSPDSVVILSCSDTSEFQLATLTLAIIVILGSFLLTMVSYICIISTIVRIPSAQGRQKAFSTCSAHLIVVIMWYGSDIFLYVRYSTENSLEINKIVNTLGIIVTPLLNPFIYTLRNKEVKKAFWKVFGGT, from the coding sequence atgtactttttcctttcCAACCTCTCCTTCCTGGAGATCTGGTACACCACAGCCTGTGTCCCTAAAGCAATTACCATTTTCCTGTGGAAAAGCAGAACCATCCCCTATGTTGGCTGCATCCTGCAGATGTACTTCATTTTCTCTCTGGGCTGCACGGAATTTTTCCTCTTGACCGCTATGGCCTATGACCGCTATCTGGCCATTTGCTACCCGTTGCGCTATAGCACCATGATGAGCAGTACCAAGTCTGCTCAGCTGGTCCTGGGCTCATGGGTCGCTGGTTTTGTGATTATATCTTATCCAGCTTCACTGATGATCAAGATGTCTTTCTGTGGCTCTAACGTAATCGACCATTTCTTCTGCAGCCCCGATTCTGTGGTCATTCTCTCCTGCTCAGACACTTCTGAGTTTCAGTTGGCAACTCTCACCCTAGCGATCATTGTCATCCTGGGGTCGTTTTTGTTAACCATGGTCTCCTACATTTGCATCATCTCCACCATCGTGAGGATCCCATCAGCGCAAGGccggcaaaaggccttttccacatGCTCCGCTCATCTTATTGTTGTGATTATGTGGTACGGCTCTGATATTTTCCTATATGTCCGGTATTCCACAGAGAACTCTTTGGAGATCAACAAGATAGTCAACACTTTGGGCATTATTGTAACTCCCCTGTTAAACCCTTTCATCTACACTCTGAGAAATAAAGAGGTGAAGAAGGCTTTCTGGAAGGTATTCGGTGGGACATGA
- the LOC102447886 gene encoding olfactory receptor 6F1-like → MYFFLSNLAFLEIWYTTACIPKAITIFLGNSRTIPYVSCILQMYFIFSLGCTEFFLLTAMAYDRYLAICYPLRYSTMMSSTKSAQLVLGSWVAGFVIISYPTSLMAKMSFCGSNVIDHFFCSPNSLVILSCSDTSEYQLATLTLAIIVILGSFLLTMVSYICIISTIVRIPSAQGRQKAFSTCSAHLIVVIMWYGSDIFLYVRYSTENSMEINKIVNTLGIIVTPLLNPFIYTLRNKEVKKAFWKVFGGT, encoded by the coding sequence atgtactttttcctttcCAACCTCGCCTTCCTGGAGATCTGGTACACCACAGCCTGTATCCCTAAAGCAATTACCattttcctagggaacagcagaaCCATCCCCTATGTTAGCTGCATCCTGCAGATGTACTTCATTTTCTCTCTGGGCTGCACGGAATTTTTCCTCTTGACTGCCATGGCCTATGATCGCTATCTGGCCATTTGCTACCCGTTGCGCTATAGCACCATGATGAGCAGTACCAAGTCTGCTCAGCTGGTCCTGGGCTCATGGGTCGCTGGTTTTGTGATTATATCTTACCCAACTTCACTGATGGCCAAGATGTCCTTCTGTGGCTCTAACGTCATCGACCATTTCTTCTGTAGCCCCAATTCCTTGGTTATTCTCTCCTGCTCAGACACCTCTGAGTATCAATTGGCAACTCTCACCCTAGCGATCATCGTTATCCTGGGGTCGTTTTTGTTAACCATGGTCTCCTACATTTGCATCATCTCCACCATCGTGAGGATCCCGTCAGCGCAAGGccggcaaaaggccttttccacatGCTCTGCTCATCTCATTGTTGTGATTATGTGGTACGGCTCTGATATTTTCCTATATGTCAGGTATTCCACAGAGAACTCTATGGAGATCAACAAGATTGTCAACACTTTGGGCATTATTGTAACTCCCCTGTTAAACCCTTTCATCTACACTCTGAGAAATAAAGAGGTGAAGAAGGCTTTCTGGAAGGTATTCGGTGGGACATGA